A single Salmo trutta chromosome 14, fSalTru1.1, whole genome shotgun sequence DNA region contains:
- the ora2 gene encoding olfactory receptor class A related 2, whose translation MQSEEVVRGMLYLSLTVVGVPGNTAVIVAFLLALYQEHQLLPADAIVLHLACANLLVVGVRCLLETLATFRLVNIFGDTGCQGMIFVYRTSRSLSIWLTFVLSAYQCLSIATPGSRWASIRVLVARYLAVIFLTLWVINTSMSSAAIAFSLGSRNDSVNMQHSINVQFCYVRFPTMQSKQVNGAVQVGRDVVPMGMMTLASLVILVFLYRYSQQVKGLRSSSGASGGAERRAAKAVVALVTLYVVLYGVDNGLWVYTLTVRKTMSSSLISDLRIFFSSLYAALSPLVIIATNRKVNSRLRCEVQERPVQDKATTLSTV comes from the coding sequence ATGCAATCAGAGGAGGTGGTCCGGGGAATGCTGTACCTGTCTCTCACTGTGGTCGGAGTTCCGGGAAACACTGCTGTCATCGTGGCCTTCCTCCTGGCACTGTACCAGGAGCATCAGCTTCTTCCTGCTGACGCCATTGTGCTGCACCTGGCCTGTGCCAACCTGCTGGTGGTAGGTGTGCGCTGCCTGCTGGAGACCCTGGCCACCTTCCGCCTGGTCAACATCTTCGGGGACACGGGCTGCCAGGGGATGATCTTTGTCTACCGTACGTCTCGTTCCCTCTCCATCTGGCTCACCTTTGTGCTGAGTGCCTACCAGTGCCTGAGCATCGCTACTCCCGGCTCCCGCTGGGCCTCCATCCGTGTCCTGGTGGCTCGCTACCTGGCAGTGATCTTCCTCACCCTTTGGGTCATCAATACCTCCATGAGCTCGGCAGCCATAGCCTTCTCCCTGGGCTCCCGGAATGACTCGGTCAACATGCAGCACAGCATTAATGTTCAATTCTGCTATGTTCGCTTTCCTACTATGCAGTCCAAACAGGTGAACGGGGCTGTCCAGGTAGGGAGGGACGTGGTACCTATGGGCATGATGACCCTGGCCAGTCTGGTCATCCTTGTGTTCCTGTACCGCTACAGCCAGCAGGTGAAGGGACTCCGCAGCAGCTCTGGGGCCAGCGGTGGGGCAGAGCGGCGGGCGGCTAAGGCTGTAGTGGCCTTGGTGACCCTGTATGTGGTCCTCTATGGGGTGGATAATGGACTGTGGGTATACACCCTCACCGTGAGGAAGACCATGAGCTCCTCACTGATCTCAGACCTGCGCATATTCTTCTCGTCGCTGTATGCAGCGCTCAGCCCCCTGGTGATCATAGCCACCAACAGGAAGGTGAACAGCAGGCTGAGGTGTGAGGTGCAGGAGAGGCCTGTTCAGGACAAAGCCACTACACTATCTACTGTCTGA